The Herbaspirillum sp. RTI4 genome has a segment encoding these proteins:
- a CDS encoding peptidoglycan DD-metalloendopeptidase family protein, whose translation MSIPALQRHLRWFLCVLLLTMLAACSTPSSSNLQQFAGQPGYYTVQKGDTLSAVGRKFRQSVRNIARWNKLKDNDDIEIGQVLQVAPQTASATRSNKPRTEASAAEPQSDDGPPPGTWTWPTEGKQVAVFGPRKKGIEIAGTSGQPVLAASDGKVSYVGNGIRGYGNLIIVKHSGGFLSVYAHNSAVTAKEGQTVSKGQKIAEMGDSDSNGVKLYFEIRRQGKAVDPANYLPAR comes from the coding sequence ATGTCCATTCCTGCATTGCAGCGCCACCTGCGTTGGTTCTTGTGCGTCCTGCTGCTGACAATGCTGGCAGCGTGCAGCACGCCGTCGAGTTCCAATCTGCAGCAATTCGCCGGCCAGCCCGGTTATTACACGGTGCAGAAGGGCGACACCTTATCGGCAGTCGGCCGCAAATTCCGTCAGTCCGTTCGTAACATCGCTCGCTGGAACAAATTAAAAGATAACGACGACATTGAAATCGGCCAGGTATTGCAGGTAGCGCCACAAACGGCGAGCGCCACGCGCAGCAACAAACCCCGCACGGAAGCCAGTGCGGCGGAACCACAGTCCGATGACGGGCCGCCGCCAGGCACATGGACGTGGCCAACCGAGGGTAAACAAGTTGCTGTATTCGGGCCGCGTAAAAAGGGAATAGAGATCGCTGGCACGAGCGGCCAGCCAGTACTGGCTGCCAGCGATGGCAAAGTCAGTTATGTCGGCAATGGGATTCGCGGCTACGGAAATCTGATCATCGTCAAACACAGCGGCGGTTTTCTTTCCGTCTACGCTCACAATAGCGCTGTTACTGCCAAGGAAGGTCAGACAGTCAGCAAGGGGCAGAAAATCGCTGAAATGGGAGACTCCGACAGCAACGGAGTCAAACTGTATTTTGAAATCCGGCGGCAGGGCAAGGCAGTCGATCCGGCTAACTACCTTCCCGCACGCTGA
- a CDS encoding methyl-accepting chemotaxis protein produces MRNFKIGTRLALAFAFVMGLMVVISGVGIYQLGEVGKDTEFMAKHAILKERSIRDLLAQIEVNGGRIVAGARNADPVQQKLFKDQVVATIERNNILVKKIEASLTSETEKTMWAQILADRKLVLASNGAVVKEKTDGNHEEALKVLGERLEPQLKTYIDDIKKLVTHESDLIDGLAAHVESINRFSTILIGLLTGAGIVFGAAFAYWITRSITQPFAAAVKAARLVAAGDLSHNIEVRSTDETGQLMQALKDMNESLHRVISEVRVGIDTVDTASAEIASGNLDLSSRTEQQAGTLEETASAMEELTSTVTQNADNSLQATKLAVSASEVAVEGGLVVRQVIDTMLSIDESSRKIVDIISVIDGIAFQTNILALNAAVEAARAGEQGRGFAVVASEVRNLAQRSASAAKEIKTLIGKSVEKVNIGSELVEQAGVTIDAVVQSVKRVADIVSEISAASQEQRIGIEQVNQAINQMDEATQQNSALVEQAAAASQSLREQAGNLAQVVNAFKLDDAASRQQSVPVAKQAAPVRSSVRPATRKTVNVTPPVARLKETAPSRTPQSAIAPSKQDDSDSWEQF; encoded by the coding sequence ATGAGAAATTTTAAAATTGGTACCAGACTTGCGCTCGCCTTTGCATTCGTAATGGGTTTGATGGTCGTCATCTCAGGGGTTGGGATTTATCAGCTGGGGGAAGTGGGAAAAGACACCGAGTTCATGGCCAAGCATGCCATTTTGAAGGAACGATCTATCCGCGATCTGCTGGCTCAGATTGAGGTCAATGGCGGCCGCATCGTTGCCGGCGCAAGAAATGCTGATCCGGTTCAGCAGAAATTATTCAAGGATCAGGTTGTCGCCACGATTGAGCGCAATAACATTCTGGTAAAAAAGATCGAGGCGTCGCTGACGAGCGAGACGGAAAAGACGATGTGGGCGCAGATTCTCGCCGACCGGAAATTGGTCCTTGCGTCAAATGGCGCGGTGGTGAAAGAAAAGACCGACGGCAATCATGAAGAGGCGCTTAAAGTGCTGGGTGAGCGGCTTGAGCCGCAGCTGAAAACATATATCGACGATATTAAAAAACTCGTGACACACGAAAGCGACCTGATTGACGGACTGGCTGCGCATGTTGAGAGCATCAATCGTTTCAGCACCATCCTGATTGGCTTGTTGACCGGAGCGGGTATCGTCTTCGGCGCCGCTTTCGCTTATTGGATCACACGTTCGATCACGCAGCCTTTCGCTGCGGCGGTCAAGGCGGCGCGCCTCGTGGCAGCGGGCGATCTCAGCCACAATATCGAGGTTCGCTCGACCGATGAGACCGGTCAGTTGATGCAGGCGCTCAAGGATATGAACGAAAGTTTGCACCGGGTAATCAGCGAGGTGCGGGTCGGTATTGATACGGTCGATACGGCTTCGGCTGAGATTGCGTCCGGCAATCTGGACTTGTCGAGTCGCACCGAACAGCAGGCAGGTACGCTAGAAGAAACTGCGTCTGCGATGGAAGAGCTCACGTCGACCGTGACGCAAAATGCCGATAATTCCTTGCAGGCAACGAAGCTGGCTGTCAGTGCGTCCGAGGTGGCGGTCGAAGGCGGCCTGGTGGTGCGTCAGGTGATTGACACCATGCTGTCGATCGATGAGTCGTCGAGGAAAATCGTCGACATTATTAGTGTCATTGACGGCATTGCCTTTCAAACCAATATTCTTGCGCTCAATGCGGCCGTGGAAGCGGCGCGTGCCGGCGAACAGGGACGCGGATTTGCCGTGGTGGCCAGTGAGGTTCGCAATCTGGCGCAGCGGTCTGCCTCTGCTGCAAAAGAAATTAAAACGCTGATCGGCAAATCGGTTGAGAAAGTAAATATCGGTAGTGAGCTGGTGGAGCAGGCTGGCGTCACGATCGATGCCGTCGTGCAAAGTGTCAAACGGGTTGCAGATATTGTCAGTGAAATTTCGGCAGCGAGTCAGGAACAGCGTATCGGCATCGAGCAAGTCAATCAGGCCATTAACCAGATGGACGAAGCGACACAACAAAATTCAGCGCTGGTGGAGCAAGCCGCTGCGGCCTCACAGTCCCTGCGCGAGCAAGCGGGCAATCTTGCCCAGGTTGTCAATGCATTCAAACTGGATGACGCCGCATCGCGTCAACAGTCTGTGCCGGTGGCGAAACAAGCCGCGCCTGTTCGTTCAAGCGTTCGTCCAGCCACCCGTAAAACCGTCAACGTGACGCCGCCTGTGGCGCGGTTGAAAGAGACGGCTCCCTCGCGGACCCCTCAGTCGGCTATCGCACCATCAAAACAAGACGACAGTGATAGCTGGGAGCAGTTTTAA
- a CDS encoding CBS domain-containing protein, with protein MNVQEVMTRKIVTVELDDKLSAVQEIFENLHFHHVLAVEERVLIGIVSDRDLLKALSPYIGTPTESYRDLASLNKRVHQIMSRRPIVLREDATVEDAIGLFIAHKISCIPVVDGDNIPVGILSWRDILRNLGKNQQEK; from the coding sequence ATGAACGTTCAAGAAGTAATGACCAGGAAAATTGTTACCGTTGAGCTCGATGACAAGCTGTCGGCGGTGCAGGAAATTTTTGAAAATCTGCACTTCCACCATGTTCTTGCTGTCGAGGAACGCGTGCTCATTGGCATTGTTTCCGATCGCGATTTGCTGAAGGCCCTGAGTCCCTACATAGGGACGCCGACCGAGAGTTACCGCGATCTGGCGAGTCTCAACAAGCGGGTGCATCAGATCATGTCGCGACGCCCGATTGTGCTGCGGGAAGACGCGACGGTAGAGGATGCAATCGGTTTATTTATCGCACATAAAATCTCATGTATTCCCGTTGTCGACGGTGACAACATACCGGTCGGAATTCTTAGCTGGCGCGATATCCTGCGCAACCTTGGCAAGAATCAACAGGAAAAATAG
- the hpaR gene encoding homoprotocatechuate degradation operon regulator HpaR, whose product MKHRIAYRNLPQLFLQSREHLMSHFRPILNHFGVTEQQWRVLRLLDEHGQLEPRELCDLCQILSSSMSGVLLRMEDMDLVCREAVADDRRRLMVRLAPGGDRIIGEIAPLIELQYRHIEQAFGKRIIGDLLSAFEGFMSVESAAVEQVDLRAYAASSGVEPLKTKKNAGKASGSGVKKDKKQIASD is encoded by the coding sequence TTGAAACATCGGATCGCCTATCGCAATTTGCCCCAGCTCTTTTTGCAATCCCGCGAGCATTTGATGTCCCACTTCCGGCCGATTCTGAATCATTTTGGGGTCACTGAGCAGCAATGGCGCGTGCTGCGCCTGTTGGATGAACATGGGCAGCTGGAGCCGCGCGAGTTGTGTGATCTGTGTCAGATACTTAGTTCCAGCATGTCAGGTGTTTTGCTGCGGATGGAAGACATGGACCTGGTATGCCGCGAGGCGGTAGCGGATGACCGGCGACGGCTGATGGTGCGGCTGGCTCCCGGTGGCGACCGGATCATCGGTGAAATTGCGCCGCTGATCGAGTTGCAGTACAGGCATATCGAACAAGCCTTCGGCAAACGCATCATCGGTGATTTGCTGAGTGCGTTTGAGGGTTTCATGTCAGTCGAATCAGCTGCTGTGGAGCAGGTCGATTTGCGGGCGTATGCGGCCAGTTCTGGTGTGGAACCACTGAAGACTAAAAAGAATGCGGGAAAAGCGTCTGGAAGTGGCGTGAAAAAAGATAAGAAACAGATCGCTTCTGATTAA